A genomic region of Geothrix edaphica contains the following coding sequences:
- a CDS encoding DUF192 domain-containing protein: protein MRMLFAALLSLPLLAGGGGTVAFKQTAFLAEVAATDQEKAKGLMYRQSLAKDRCMFFIYGEEGSHAIWMKNCLIALDVAWVDAEGRVVETAEHVPPCSPMRGDDCPTYGGTVPARHFVEFPAGTFKRIGLKKGDRLGWDLVLDDGRGFRGGAPMPKARKK from the coding sequence ATGCGCATGCTGTTCGCCGCCCTGCTGTCCCTGCCCCTGCTGGCGGGGGGCGGGGGCACCGTGGCCTTCAAGCAGACGGCCTTCCTGGCCGAGGTGGCCGCCACGGACCAGGAGAAGGCGAAGGGCCTGATGTACCGCCAGAGCCTGGCCAAGGACCGCTGCATGTTCTTCATCTACGGCGAGGAGGGCAGCCACGCCATCTGGATGAAGAACTGCCTCATCGCCCTGGACGTGGCCTGGGTGGACGCCGAGGGCCGCGTGGTGGAGACGGCCGAGCATGTCCCCCCGTGCAGCCCCATGCGCGGCGATGACTGCCCCACCTACGGGGGGACCGTCCCCGCGCGCCACTTCGTCGAGTTTCCCGCGGGCACCTTCAAGCGCATCGGCCTGAAGAAGGGCGACCGGCTGGGCTGGGACTTGGTTCTGGACGATGGCCGCGGCTTCCGGGGCGGCGCGCCCATGCCCAAGGCCAGGAAGAAGTAG
- a CDS encoding tetratricopeptide repeat protein, protein MTLALLLAVPALVAPASPEPAAILLAAPESPVETLFRQGRDLRYAQRWYQAAQAYRSLIREFPGSSRVPDARYWLASSLEQDQRWDEAAEAYTEFLAKHPDQRLLGKEARLNRVRCWGVRQWDSPGAQAGLAGALSDDREEVRIAAALQLAKRRDGRAVPVLQAGLRADASSEACRLALQAMGVQPQAAGPAQGRFLVIRVKERAKAEALTVRLTLGLARAVGGYLSDEQLRQARRKGVDLERLMDQAINSPKGTELFSLDDGKSTVTVTVE, encoded by the coding sequence ATGACCCTGGCCCTCCTGCTGGCCGTACCCGCCCTGGTGGCACCCGCCTCCCCGGAGCCCGCCGCCATCCTGCTGGCGGCCCCGGAAAGCCCCGTGGAGACCCTGTTCCGGCAGGGCCGCGACCTCCGCTACGCCCAGCGCTGGTATCAGGCCGCCCAAGCCTACCGTTCGCTCATCCGGGAGTTCCCCGGGTCCTCCCGCGTGCCGGACGCCCGCTACTGGCTGGCCTCCAGCCTGGAGCAGGACCAGCGCTGGGACGAGGCCGCCGAGGCCTACACCGAGTTCCTCGCGAAGCATCCCGACCAGCGGCTGCTGGGCAAGGAGGCCCGGTTGAACCGCGTGCGCTGCTGGGGCGTCCGGCAGTGGGACAGCCCCGGTGCCCAGGCGGGCCTGGCAGGGGCCCTGTCCGACGATCGCGAGGAGGTCCGCATCGCGGCCGCCCTCCAGCTGGCCAAGCGCCGGGATGGCCGCGCCGTCCCCGTACTCCAGGCCGGCCTCCGGGCCGATGCCTCCTCCGAGGCCTGCCGCCTCGCCCTGCAGGCCATGGGCGTCCAGCCCCAGGCCGCGGGCCCCGCCCAGGGCCGCTTCCTGGTGATCCGCGTGAAGGAGCGGGCCAAGGCCGAGGCCCTGACCGTGCGGCTGACCCTGGGCCTCGCCCGGGCCGTGGGCGGCTACCTCTCGGACGAACAGCTGCGCCAGGCCCGCAGGAAGGGCGTGGACTTGGAACGCCTCATGGACCAGGCCATCAACTCCCCCAAGGGCACGGAGCTCTTCAGCCTCGATGACGGCAAGAGCACGGTCACGGTGACCGTCGAGTAG
- a CDS encoding sulfite exporter TauE/SafE family protein: MSPEANHLLAGLGTGLCGGVLSGLFGVGGGVVMVPLLGLVLHLDQHRAQGATLAAMLLPTGLPAVLQYRSRGIHTSLRLVGVLVLAFLFGIYGGARVANLIPSEPLRWGYAAFLVLLALKTFFRRELEPVDRTVEPLDLSTGLWTAGAPIGLLAGVVSGLTGLGGAVVVIPLLASRFRMTQHEAQLTSLAMLLPPIGLPGVYVYAKAQGGLPWGVIAGVALGFAIGALAGARVATRVHGAKLKQSYAVVVLLMALLVVLRGR; this comes from the coding sequence GTGAGCCCGGAGGCAAATCATCTGCTGGCGGGTCTCGGCACAGGCCTCTGCGGTGGCGTGCTGTCGGGCCTCTTCGGCGTGGGGGGCGGCGTCGTGATGGTGCCCCTGCTGGGTCTCGTGCTGCATCTGGATCAGCACCGCGCCCAGGGCGCCACCCTGGCGGCCATGCTGCTGCCCACGGGCCTGCCGGCGGTGCTCCAGTACCGCAGCCGGGGCATCCACACGAGCCTGCGCCTGGTGGGGGTGCTGGTGCTGGCCTTCCTCTTCGGCATCTACGGCGGGGCCCGGGTGGCCAACCTCATTCCCTCGGAGCCCCTGCGCTGGGGCTATGCGGCCTTCCTGGTGCTCCTGGCCCTCAAGACCTTTTTCCGGCGTGAGCTGGAGCCCGTGGACCGGACGGTGGAGCCCCTGGACCTGTCTACCGGTCTCTGGACCGCCGGGGCGCCCATCGGCCTGCTGGCCGGGGTGGTCTCCGGACTCACGGGCCTGGGCGGCGCGGTGGTGGTGATCCCCCTGCTGGCCTCGCGGTTCCGCATGACCCAGCACGAGGCCCAGCTCACGAGCCTCGCCATGCTGCTGCCGCCCATCGGCCTGCCGGGCGTGTACGTCTACGCCAAGGCCCAGGGCGGCCTGCCCTGGGGGGTCATCGCGGGTGTGGCCCTGGGATTCGCCATCGGGGCCCTGGCCGGCGCCCGGGTGGCCACCCGCGTGCACGGGGCGAAGCTGAAGCAGAGCTACGCCGTGGTGGTGCTCCTCATGGCCCTGCTGGTGGTCCTGCGGGGACGCTGA
- a CDS encoding alpha/beta hydrolase family esterase, giving the protein MQHGQGHYLKLEWQGESRRVLVHDPPGAAGRFLPLVVALHGTGGTARIMASLSGLSRLADERGFRVAYPQALGEAGLEDPERGSAWNVGPGLGCPLHPDTDDVAFLSAVVDRVDRHAPVDPRRLFVAGFSNGARMAYRLALEAPWVAAIAAVAGAPVWGPAPARPVPTLAFHGTEDRHIPYGGGVGPQGRRVPALAAPEALARWAALMGCHEGPVRDSLEAHDLRVWTGGDCEVGLWTVAGMGHAWPGGRPYVAGADRPVPDLSASHLIWAFFEAHPLEAL; this is encoded by the coding sequence GTGCAGCACGGCCAGGGCCACTACCTGAAGCTCGAATGGCAGGGCGAGAGCCGCCGGGTCCTGGTCCACGACCCGCCCGGAGCCGCGGGCCGGTTCCTGCCCCTGGTGGTCGCCCTGCACGGCACGGGCGGCACGGCGCGCATCATGGCCTCGCTCTCGGGTCTGAGCCGCCTGGCCGACGAGCGGGGCTTCCGGGTGGCCTACCCCCAGGCCCTCGGCGAGGCGGGCCTCGAGGATCCCGAGCGCGGCTCCGCGTGGAATGTCGGCCCGGGGCTGGGCTGCCCCCTGCACCCGGACACGGATGACGTGGCCTTCCTCTCGGCCGTGGTGGACCGGGTGGATCGCCACGCACCGGTGGACCCCCGGCGCCTCTTCGTGGCGGGCTTCTCCAACGGGGCCCGCATGGCCTACCGGCTGGCCCTCGAAGCGCCCTGGGTGGCCGCCATCGCCGCGGTGGCGGGAGCCCCGGTCTGGGGCCCGGCTCCGGCCCGGCCCGTGCCCACCCTGGCCTTCCACGGGACGGAGGATCGGCACATCCCCTACGGCGGGGGCGTGGGGCCCCAGGGCCGGCGCGTCCCGGCCCTGGCCGCCCCGGAGGCCCTGGCCCGCTGGGCGGCCCTGATGGGCTGCCACGAGGGGCCGGTCCGGGATTCCCTGGAAGCCCACGACCTGCGGGTCTGGACGGGCGGCGACTGCGAGGTGGGCCTCTGGACCGTGGCGGGCATGGGGCACGCCTGGCCCGGCGGCCGGCCCTACGTGGCGGGGGCGGATCGGCCCGTGCCGGACCTCTCCGCCAGCCACCTCATCTGGGCCTTCTTCGAAGCCCACCCCCTGGAGGCGCTGTGA
- a CDS encoding ABC transporter ATP-binding protein, with protein sequence MSRLLRFFNDHLRAHAPLIAGASLLLLLAGLCQGALIASIKFVFDDGKAHALSGAQIGLFGQLEHLRAWVMAHLPEASALRTGLLVPLVLVLLFALKGLFTYAGTLLMVRSGIRATQAFRERLFAHLLAQEPAFFQKHPVGELITRSISDVGAVQGIASNQLAEAVREICVAVTMLATVLYMDWKLSLTLFLAGPLVVLPVKRLSQRIRKVNHRNQEASSRLLQRLKEVFSNIRVVQAFARESYEVSRFQVQNQELYRLGMKSARASALSTPIMELVGGLLLAGLAAYAAGRFKAGTLTTENFLTYILAIYALYDPLRRLTKLNNEIQVASASLDRVYSMLDRKPELPVTPDPKPVPARPGLLRFEGVEFAYDEKHPVLRGIDLEVRAGETVALVGGSGGGKTTLVNLVPRFFDPTAGRITLDGLDLRDLDPRELRKIIGIVTQETLLFMDTVHDNIAYGKQASREAVIAAAKKAHAHDFITTLPHGYDTPLAETGSSLSGGQRQRLAIARALLQDPPILILDEATSALDTESERAVQAALETLMQDRTTLVIAHRLSTIQRATRICAMKQGRIVEQGTHDDLLARHGEYARLHKLQFAEA encoded by the coding sequence ATGTCGCGACTCCTGCGCTTCTTCAACGACCACCTGCGTGCCCATGCGCCCCTCATCGCGGGGGCCTCGCTGCTCCTGCTCCTGGCCGGGCTCTGCCAGGGCGCCCTCATCGCCTCCATCAAGTTCGTGTTCGACGATGGCAAGGCCCATGCCCTGAGCGGGGCCCAGATAGGCCTCTTCGGCCAGCTCGAGCACCTCCGGGCCTGGGTCATGGCCCACCTCCCCGAAGCCTCCGCCCTGCGCACGGGCCTGCTGGTGCCCCTGGTGCTGGTGCTGCTCTTCGCCCTGAAGGGCCTCTTCACCTACGCCGGCACCCTGCTCATGGTCCGCAGCGGCATCCGCGCCACCCAGGCCTTCCGCGAGCGGCTCTTCGCCCACCTGCTGGCCCAGGAGCCCGCCTTCTTCCAGAAGCATCCCGTGGGCGAGCTGATCACCCGCAGCATCAGCGACGTGGGCGCCGTCCAGGGCATCGCCAGCAATCAGCTGGCGGAGGCCGTCCGCGAGATCTGCGTGGCCGTCACCATGTTGGCCACGGTCCTCTACATGGACTGGAAGCTGAGCCTCACCCTGTTCCTGGCGGGCCCCCTGGTGGTGCTGCCCGTGAAGCGCCTCAGCCAGCGCATCCGGAAGGTGAACCACCGGAACCAGGAAGCCTCCAGCCGCCTGCTCCAGCGCCTGAAGGAGGTCTTCAGCAACATCCGCGTGGTCCAGGCCTTCGCCCGGGAATCCTACGAGGTGAGCCGCTTCCAGGTACAGAACCAGGAGCTCTACCGGCTGGGCATGAAGAGCGCCCGGGCCTCGGCCCTCTCCACACCGATCATGGAGCTGGTGGGGGGCCTCCTGCTGGCGGGCCTCGCCGCCTACGCCGCGGGCCGCTTCAAGGCCGGCACCCTCACCACCGAGAACTTCCTCACCTACATCCTGGCCATCTACGCGCTCTACGACCCGCTGCGCCGGCTCACCAAGCTCAACAACGAGATCCAGGTGGCCTCCGCCAGCCTGGACCGGGTCTATTCCATGCTGGACCGGAAGCCGGAGCTGCCCGTGACCCCGGACCCGAAGCCGGTGCCCGCACGGCCGGGCCTGCTCCGCTTCGAGGGTGTGGAATTCGCCTACGATGAGAAACACCCGGTCCTGCGCGGCATCGACCTCGAGGTGCGGGCCGGGGAGACCGTGGCCCTGGTGGGCGGCAGCGGGGGCGGCAAGACCACCCTCGTGAACCTGGTGCCCCGCTTCTTCGATCCCACCGCCGGACGCATCACCCTCGACGGCCTCGACCTCCGGGACCTCGACCCCCGCGAGCTCCGCAAGATCATCGGCATCGTCACCCAGGAGACCCTGCTCTTCATGGACACGGTGCACGACAACATCGCCTACGGCAAGCAGGCCAGCCGCGAAGCCGTCATCGCGGCCGCGAAGAAGGCCCACGCCCACGACTTCATCACCACCCTGCCCCACGGCTACGACACGCCCCTGGCGGAAACGGGCTCCAGCCTGAGCGGCGGCCAGCGCCAGCGCCTCGCCATCGCCCGGGCCCTGCTGCAGGATCCGCCCATCCTCATCCTCGACGAGGCCACCAGCGCCCTCGACACCGAGAGCGAGCGGGCCGTGCAGGCCGCCCTGGAGACCCTCATGCAGGACCGCACCACGCTGGTGATCGCCCACCGCCTCAGCACCATCCAGCGGGCCACCCGCATCTGCGCCATGAAGCAGGGGCGCATCGTCGAGCAGGGCACCCACGACGACCTGCTCGCCCGCCACGGCGAGTACGCGCGCCTGCACAAGCTGCAGTTCGCCGAAGCGTGA
- the queA gene encoding tRNA preQ1(34) S-adenosylmethionine ribosyltransferase-isomerase QueA yields MLRSAFHFDLPPELIAQHPAPDRDGARLLVVDAQTGAWSHRAIRDLPQLVPAGSLCVPNDVRVRHARLFLRRSGGGAGEALLLRSLGGGRFEAMVKPGARLKPGATAAVVDPVSGAELARLDILETLPEGLRAVRVHAEHGLDWDEIDRIGRLPLPPYIEHLAEAEDETRYQTVFAAREGEAVAAPTAGLHFTPELISALEARGCGWHPVRLHVGLGTFRPMTAERLEDHAMHEERFEIPDATAGRLEPVLRDRSRPVLCVGTTSLRTLEGAWDGSRLAREGATRLFITPGYRLRTADHLLTNFHLPESTLFVLVSALLSLELARAAYAEAVRERYRFFSYGDAMLILNAYR; encoded by the coding sequence ATGCTCCGCTCCGCCTTCCACTTCGACCTGCCCCCGGAACTCATCGCGCAACACCCGGCCCCGGACCGGGATGGAGCGCGGTTGCTGGTGGTGGACGCGCAGACGGGTGCCTGGTCCCATCGCGCCATCCGCGATCTGCCGCAGCTCGTGCCCGCGGGCAGCCTCTGCGTCCCCAACGACGTGCGGGTGCGCCACGCGCGCCTCTTCCTGCGGCGTAGCGGCGGCGGCGCGGGCGAGGCCCTCCTGCTGCGCAGCCTGGGCGGGGGGCGCTTCGAAGCGATGGTGAAGCCCGGGGCGCGGCTGAAGCCCGGAGCCACCGCCGCCGTGGTGGATCCCGTCTCTGGTGCCGAGCTGGCCCGCCTCGACATCCTCGAGACCCTGCCCGAAGGTCTCCGCGCCGTGCGGGTGCACGCCGAGCACGGCCTGGACTGGGACGAGATCGACCGTATCGGCCGCCTGCCCCTGCCGCCCTACATCGAGCACCTGGCTGAGGCCGAGGACGAGACCCGCTACCAGACGGTCTTCGCCGCCCGGGAAGGGGAAGCCGTGGCGGCGCCCACGGCGGGCCTCCACTTCACACCGGAGCTCATCTCAGCCCTGGAGGCCCGCGGCTGCGGCTGGCATCCGGTGCGGCTCCATGTGGGCCTCGGCACCTTCCGGCCCATGACCGCCGAGCGCCTGGAAGACCACGCCATGCACGAGGAGCGCTTCGAGATCCCCGACGCCACGGCGGGCCGGCTGGAGCCTGTCCTGCGGGATCGCTCCCGCCCCGTGCTCTGCGTGGGCACCACCTCGCTGCGCACCCTCGAAGGCGCCTGGGATGGCTCCCGCCTCGCCCGGGAGGGTGCCACGCGGCTGTTCATCACGCCCGGCTACCGGCTGCGCACCGCCGACCACCTGCTCACCAACTTCCACCTGCCGGAAAGCACCCTCTTCGTGCTGGTGTCCGCGCTGCTAAGCCTCGAGCTCGCCCGGGCCGCCTATGCGGAGGCTGTGAGGGAGCGGTACCGCTTTTTCAGCTACGGCGATGCGATGCTGATCTTGAACGCCTATAGGTAG